In Apium graveolens cultivar Ventura chromosome 10, ASM990537v1, whole genome shotgun sequence, the following are encoded in one genomic region:
- the LOC141688909 gene encoding lariat debranching enzyme isoform X2: MKIAVEGCMHGDLDNVYATLLHLQQSENTKIDLLLCCGDFQAVRNESDLESLNCPAKFKSMESFWKYYSGQKVAPITTIFIGGNHEASNYLWELYYGGWVAPNIYFLGFAGVVKFGNIRIGGLSGIYNERHYRLGHYEKLPYNEGHIRSIYHVREYDVQKLMQVEEPIDIFLTHDWPCGITDYGNWKDLVRQKPFFEKEIQDRTLGSIPAAELLHKLKPPYWFSAHLHCKFAALVQHGEGGPLTKFLALDKCLPGRKFLQIVEIESEPGPYEIHFDEEWLAITRKFNSIFPSTTKPANFGLAKLDKQECMQWIRHKLQPRGAKPFKFVQTVPGYDPSQSSASSYTGHHRNPQTEAFLQLLELNYYLDSTSETRDPIHGPASLIANGQSDHNYEDIPIDDIDELEELSEVNDADTMKEL, encoded by the exons ATGAAAATAGCCGTAGAAGGATGTATGCACGGAGATTTAGACAACGTTTACGCCACTCTCTTACACTTACAACAATCGGAGAACACCAAAATTGATCTTCTTCTCTGTTGCGGTGATTTTCAG GCTGTTAGGAATGAGAGTGATTTGGAGAGTTTGAATTGTCCTGCGAAATTTAAGTCTATGGAGTCCTTCTGGAAGTATTATTCGGGGCAGAAAGTTGCCCCGATTACGACTATTTTTATCGGAGGGAATCACGAGGCGTCTAATTACCTTTGGGAGCT ATATTATGGCGGATGGGTGGCACCTAATATATACTTCTTAGGGTTTGCTGGAGTGGTCAAGTTTGGGAACATCCGGATAGGTGGACTATCTGGAATTTATAATGAACGTCATTATCGATTAG GACACTATGAAAAGCTACCATATAATGAAGGACATATCAGGTCTATTTACCATGTTCGTGAATATGATGTGCAAAAGCTCATGCAAGTTGAAGAACCAATTGATATTTTTCTTACACATGATTGGCCTTGCGGTATCACTGACTATGGGAATTGGAAAGATCTTGTTCGTCAGAAACCATTTTTTGAGAAAGAG ATTCAGGACAGAACTCTGGGAAGTATACCTGCTGCAGAATTACTGCACAAACTGAAACCTCCTTACTGGTTTTCAGCTCATCTTCACTGCAAATTTGCAGCACTAGTACAACATGGAGAAGGTGGTCCACTGACCAAATTTCTTGCACTTGATAAATGTCTACCGGGACGAAAGTTTTTGCAG ATTGTTGAGATCGAATCAGAGCCAGGACCGTACGAAATTCATTTTGATGAAGAATGGCTGGCGATAACTCGGAAATTTAATTCTATCTTTCCTTCAACTACCAAACCTGCAAATTTTGG GTTAGCGAAGCTTGACAAGCAAGAATGTATGCAATGGATAAGGCACAAATTACAACCAAGAGGAGCCAAACCTTTTAAATTTGTGCAAACTGTTCCTGGATATGATCCTTCTCAGTCTTCTGCTAGTTCCTATACTG GACATCATCGAAACCCTCAGACAGAAGCTTTTTTGCAGCTTCTTGAACTTAATTATTATCTTGATAGTACATCCGAAACAAGGGATCCAATCCATGGTCCAGCCTCACTTATTGCAAATG GCCAATCTGATCATAATTATGAAGATATTCCAATTGACGAtatagatgaattggaagaacTTTCAGAAGTCAATGATGCAGATACTATGAAGGAGTTATAG
- the LOC141688909 gene encoding lariat debranching enzyme isoform X1, translated as MKIAVEGCMHGDLDNVYATLLHLQQSENTKIDLLLCCGDFQAVRNESDLESLNCPAKFKSMESFWKYYSGQKVAPITTIFIGGNHEASNYLWELYYGGWVAPNIYFLGFAGVVKFGNIRIGGLSGIYNERHYRLGHYEKLPYNEGHIRSIYHVREYDVQKLMQVEEPIDIFLTHDWPCGITDYGNWKDLVRQKPFFEKEIQDRTLGSIPAAELLHKLKPPYWFSAHLHCKFAALVQHGEGGPLTKFLALDKCLPGRKFLQIVEIESEPGPYEIHFDEEWLAITRKFNSIFPSTTKPANFGLAKLDKQECMQWIRHKLQPRGAKPFKFVQTVPGYDPSQSSASSYTGHHRNPQTEAFLQLLELNYYLDSTSETRDPIHGPASLIANGASVGQSDHNYEDIPIDDIDELEELSEVNDADTMKEL; from the exons ATGAAAATAGCCGTAGAAGGATGTATGCACGGAGATTTAGACAACGTTTACGCCACTCTCTTACACTTACAACAATCGGAGAACACCAAAATTGATCTTCTTCTCTGTTGCGGTGATTTTCAG GCTGTTAGGAATGAGAGTGATTTGGAGAGTTTGAATTGTCCTGCGAAATTTAAGTCTATGGAGTCCTTCTGGAAGTATTATTCGGGGCAGAAAGTTGCCCCGATTACGACTATTTTTATCGGAGGGAATCACGAGGCGTCTAATTACCTTTGGGAGCT ATATTATGGCGGATGGGTGGCACCTAATATATACTTCTTAGGGTTTGCTGGAGTGGTCAAGTTTGGGAACATCCGGATAGGTGGACTATCTGGAATTTATAATGAACGTCATTATCGATTAG GACACTATGAAAAGCTACCATATAATGAAGGACATATCAGGTCTATTTACCATGTTCGTGAATATGATGTGCAAAAGCTCATGCAAGTTGAAGAACCAATTGATATTTTTCTTACACATGATTGGCCTTGCGGTATCACTGACTATGGGAATTGGAAAGATCTTGTTCGTCAGAAACCATTTTTTGAGAAAGAG ATTCAGGACAGAACTCTGGGAAGTATACCTGCTGCAGAATTACTGCACAAACTGAAACCTCCTTACTGGTTTTCAGCTCATCTTCACTGCAAATTTGCAGCACTAGTACAACATGGAGAAGGTGGTCCACTGACCAAATTTCTTGCACTTGATAAATGTCTACCGGGACGAAAGTTTTTGCAG ATTGTTGAGATCGAATCAGAGCCAGGACCGTACGAAATTCATTTTGATGAAGAATGGCTGGCGATAACTCGGAAATTTAATTCTATCTTTCCTTCAACTACCAAACCTGCAAATTTTGG GTTAGCGAAGCTTGACAAGCAAGAATGTATGCAATGGATAAGGCACAAATTACAACCAAGAGGAGCCAAACCTTTTAAATTTGTGCAAACTGTTCCTGGATATGATCCTTCTCAGTCTTCTGCTAGTTCCTATACTG GACATCATCGAAACCCTCAGACAGAAGCTTTTTTGCAGCTTCTTGAACTTAATTATTATCTTGATAGTACATCCGAAACAAGGGATCCAATCCATGGTCCAGCCTCACTTATTGCAAATGGT GCAAGTGTAGGCCAATCTGATCATAATTATGAAGATATTCCAATTGACGAtatagatgaattggaagaacTTTCAGAAGTCAATGATGCAGATACTATGAAGGAGTTATAG
- the LOC141693566 gene encoding glutamyl-tRNA reductase 1, chloroplastic-like: protein MAVSTAFAGTKLDTIYLRNAVAASSTSLASPLNHQIDRMFCMPRKARNCNGLRCEVVQTTTDNTSTTLPSSSSLSALEQLKSSAADRYTKERSSIVVIGLSIHTTPVEMREKLAIPEAEWPRAIAELCSLNHIEEAAVLSTCNRMEIYVVALSQHRGVKEVTEWMSKTSGVSASELCEHRFLLYNNDATQHIFEVSAGLDSLVLGEGQILAQVKQVVKVGQGVVGFGRNISGLFKHAITVGKRVRTELNIASGAVSVSSAAVELALMKLPKTSHTTARMLVVGAGKMGKLVIKHLVAKGCTKMVVVNRSEERVTAIREELKGIEIIYKPLTEMLASAAEADVIFTSTASETLLFRKEHAAELPPVSSDAGSVRLFVDISVPRNVGSCIKELETSRVYNVDDLKEVVAANKEDRHRKAMEAQSIIAEESKQFEAWRDSLETVPTIKKLRAYAERIRLAELDKCMSKMGDEVTKKTKKAADDLSRGIVNKLLHGPMQHLRCDGSDSRTLSETLENMHALNRMFSLETEISILEQKVRAKVEQNQK from the exons ATGGCAGTCTCGACCGCCTTTGCTGGCACAAAACTGGACACTATATACCTAAGAAATGCCGTTGCTGCTTCATCAACATCATTGGCATCTCCGTTGAATCATCAAATTGATCGCATGTTTTGCATGCCTAGGAAAGCCAGAAATTGTAATGGTCTCAGGTGTGAGGTTGTTCAGACAACTACTGACAATACTAGTACTACTCTCCCTTCCTCTTCAAGTCTCTCTGCTCTTGAACAGCTCAAATCCTCTGCTGCTGACA GGTATACGAAGGAGAGGAGCAGTATTGTAGTCATTGGACTCAGTATCCACACCACACCAGTTGAAATGCGCGAAAAGCTTGCCATTCCTGAAGCTGAATGGCCCAGAGCCATAGCTGAGCTATGTAGTTTGAATCATATTGAAGAGGCTGCTGTTCTTAGTACCTGCAATAGGATGGAGATATATGTTGTAGCTTTGTCTCAGCATCGGGGTGTCAAAGAAGTGACAGAGTGGATGTCAAAG ACGAGTGGGGTTTCAGCTTCGGAACTTTGTGAGCACCGATTTTTGTTATATAATAATGATGCTACCCAGCACATCTTTGAAGTATCAGCCGGGCTTGATTCACTGGTGTTAGGAGAGGGTCAAATTCTTGCTCAGGTGAAACAAGTTGTCAAAGTTGGGCAAGGAGTGGTAGGGTTTGGGAGGAACATCAGTGGCCTGTTCAAGCATGCCATCACTGTCGGAAAGAGGGTTAGAACTGAGCTAAATATTGCATCAGGGGCAGTTTCCGTCAGCTCGGCTGCTGTGGAACTGGCATTAATGAAGCTTCCAAAAACCTCTCACACTACTGCTAGAATGTTGGTCGTAGGGGCTGGGAAGATGGGAAAGCTTGTGATTAAACACTTAGTAGCCAAAGGATGCACTAAAATGGTAGTTGTGAACAGAAGTGAGGAGAGAGTAACTGCCATCCGTGAAGAGCTGAAGGGTATTGAGATAATATACAAACCCCTTACAGAAATGCTAGCCTCTGCCGCAGAGGCAGATGTTATATTTACCAGCACCGCTTCAGAAACCTTGTTATTTCGCAAAGAGCATGCAGCTGAACTTCCACCTGTTAGTTCTGATGCTGGATCTGTGAGACTCTTTGTTGACATTTCTGTTCCTAGAAATGTTGGTTCATGCATCAAGGAGCTTGAGACTTCACGAGTTTACAATGTGGATGACCTTAAGGAGGTTGTCGCTGCAAATAAGGAGGATCGACATAGAAAAGCAATGGAAGCGCAGTCAATTATTGCTGAGGAATCAAAGCAATTTGAAGCCTGGAGAGACTCACTAGAAACTGTTCCAACCATCAAGAAATTAAGAGCCTATGCTGAAAGAATCCGACTAGCAGAGCTAGATAAATGTATGTCAAAGATGGGTGATGAAGTCACAAAGAAAACCAAGAAAGCAGCCGATGATCTTAGCCGGGGTATAGTGAACAAGCTTCTCCATGGTCCCATGCAGCACCTAAGATGTGACGGGAGCGACAGCCGGACTCTGTCCGAGACACTTGAGAATATGCATGCCCTTAACAGGATGTTCAGCCTGGAAACTGAGATATCTATTCTGGAACAAAAGGTTCGAGCTAAGGTGGAGCAGAACCAGAAGTAA